The DNA window GGACCCCCAGCCGTGGGGCTCGCGCAGGGCGCCATCCTCGATCACCCACAAGCGGTTGGCGACCTCGCGGGCGAAGCGGCGGTCGTGGGTGACGATCACGACCGCGCCGCTGTAAGCGTGGACAGCGGCCTCCAGCGCGAGCAGCGCCTCCACGTCGAGGTGGTTCGTCGGCTCGTCGAGGAGCAGCAGGTCGGCGCGCAGGGCACTCACCAGCGCGAGGCCCGCCCGCGCCCGCTCGCCGCCGGAGAGGACTTCGGGGGTCTTGGCCCAGTCGTCCGCCCGGAAGCCCGCGCGGCCCAGCAGGGCATTCGCCCTCTCCCCGAACCTCCGCTCGAACTGTGCCCGCAGCCCCTCGCCGGGCGTCAGGCCGTGCCAGGTCTGGTCGAGACTCGCGACCGTGACCCCATTCGCCACCCGCAGCACGGGCTCGGACGGGCCGGGATCGGGGTGGAGTTCCCCGGCAAGGAGGCGCATCAGGGTGGTCTTGCCCGTGCCGTTTGCTCCCATCATGGCCACCCGGTCGCCTTGCCGCAGCTTGAAAGCCACGTCCCGCAGGACCGCCCGACTGCCGTAACTTTTGGAGAGGTGTTCCCCCCAGGCGACGAGCCGCGCCCGGGCCGTCCCCGCCAGCAGCCGCATCCGAATCTGGCGCTCGGGCAGGGGCGCCTCGGGGAGGGGAACCCGGTCGGCGCGGGTCCTCACCGCGCGGGAGCGGCGGCCCCACTCGTCCAGCCGCTCGGCGCTCCCCACGAGACGCTGGGTCTCCCGCTGGCCCAGACGGGCGGCACGCTCCTGGGTGCGGCGTTCGAGGTCGCGTTGGGCGCGGGCGCGGGAATAGCCGCCCGGATATTCGGTCCCCTCGCCATGTTCCAGCCACAGGCTGCGCCCCGCCACCGCGTCCAGAAAATCGCGGTCGTGGCTGGTCAGGATGACGCCACCCCGGAAGTCGCGCAACCAGCCCTCCAGCCACTCGCGCATGCGGATGTCGAGGTGGTTGGTGGGCTCGTCGAGGAGCAGCAGGTCGGGTTCGCGGGCGAGCGCCAGCGCGAGCGCGAGGCGAGTGCGTTCCCCGCCACTGAGGGTCGCGGCCTCGCGGAAGGTGAAGCGGGTCAGGTCGAGCATCCCCAGCACCCGCGCGGCGCGGGCGGGCCAGGTGTACGCCTGCACGTCCTCCAGCCGGGCGTGAAGCGCCGTCCACGCCGCCAGCGTCTCCGGGTCCCCCAGGTTCGCCTCCAGCGCCAGGAGTTCCATCTCCAGTTCGCGGTAGGGGTGCGCCGCGTCCACCAGTTCCTGCACCGTGAGGCCGGGCGGGTGCGCGTGATGCTGTTCGAGGACGGCCATCCGCAGCCCCGGCGCCCGCCACACCGTCCCTTCCTCGGGCACGAGGTCGCCGGTCAGCACGCGCAGCAGCGTGGTCTTCCCCGCCCCGTTGCGCCCCAGCAGGGCGACCCGTTCTCCCCCGCCGACCAGGAGCGACACGTCCGCCAGCACGGCCCGCTCCCCGAAGGTCACGGTTACGGCTTCGGCGGAGAGGAGGGTGCCCATCGGGGGCAGGCTAGCGCAGGGCGTCCACGGTCGCCTTGACCAGCGCCCAATCCGGCTCCCTGACCTGATCTTCACGGGCCTCGACGATCTTCACAAGCTGCTGGACCCCGCTCCCATCCCCGAAGAGCCGTGGGGACCCCAGACGCCATGAGGCTCTCGCCCGGGTCGGCCCCAAAAGCGCATCCCCATCCGTGCCACCCCCCCTTGACACGGGACAGCACTTCCTCTTTATTGATATTGTGTTTTCAATAGCGGCACCGATCAGGCCGATGGGGCGCGCACAGCCCCACCGCTGCCGGTGCCGTTGCGTGGGGAAGCTCTGGGACGCCAGTTAGGGCCGGGAGTGATGGTCAAGCTGCCCCCGGGAGCTGACTTCCGGGAATCCATAAGCAGCCTGGACAGGTGATCGGCTCCCATTGGCCGGTCCAACCTCGGCGTCTTCGGCGCCATGGTGACTGGGCTCATTCCATGCAAAGCGAGAACAAGACATGAAGACGTCCTACGATGCGATCGTGGTCGGCGCCAGCAACGCCGGTCTCAGAGACTGTCTGGAAAGCGTATAGGACGGATCCTGTTGCTCAAAGGGTACCATTTTCGAGTGGCCCGACCGCGCACTTACTCCACGGATACCAGCGATGCCGAGTGGGCCATCCTTGGCCCACTGATCCCGGCGCCCCGACCCGGTGGGCGACCAGCCCGCATCGCCCGCCGGGACGTTGTCGACGCCATCTTCTACGTCAAACGCGGCGGGGTGTCCTGGCGCCTGTTGCCCGCTAATTTTCCCCATTGGAAAACGGTGTACGACTATTTCCGGCAGTGGAAGCGGAGTGGACTGTGGGAGCGTTTAGGCGATGCGCTCCGGGCCCAGACCCGTCAGGCTCTGGGGCGAAACGCGGTGCCGACCGCTGGCATTGTGGATTCGAGGAGCGTGAAGACCTCGCAAAAAGGGGGCCACGCGGCTACGACGGTGGTAAGAAGGTCAACGGACGAAAACACCACCGAATTGTTGACACCCAGGGTCTCCTGCTCGGCGTGAAGGTGTTACCTGCCAACATCACGGATCGAGATGGCAGTCAGCAACTCCTGAAGGAGTTGTGCCACAAGCAACCTCAGATGAAATTGCATCTCTTCGCCGACGGCGGGTACAAGGGCAAGTGGGAAGCCTGGGTCAAGTCCACGCTTGGATACAGTGTCGAGATCGTGCAACGCCCCGACGCCAATACGCGTGGATATTGGCTTCTAGAGGGGCAAGAGCTGACTGAGGCGCAGGTCAAGACCTTTCGGGGTCATCGAGAATTCATCGTGGTTAAGAAGCGTTGGATCGTGGAACGCAGCTTCGCCTGGCTGTCATTCGACCGACGTTTGAACCGCAAGTATGACCTGCTACCCGAGACGACCGAAGCTTTCATCCTCCTGTCGTTCGTTCGTCGTGTGCTTCGCCGACTCGCCGCTTTTGCCCAGCAACACGCGGTTTCTGCCTGACCCTCTACTTTCTAGACAGTCTCTCAGCGCCGCCCTCGTCCTCGGGCGGTCCCGCCGCTCGGTGCTCGTGCTGGACCGCGGACAGCCCCGCAACGCCCCCGCGGCGGCCGCACATGGCTTCCTGACCCGGGACGGGACGCCACCCGCCGAACTCCTGTGGATCGCCCGCGAGCAACTCGTTCCCTACGGCGTCGAGGTGCGGCCCGCCCCGGCGACGGGGGCACAGGCCCTCCCGGAACAGGCGCTCGAGGGCTTCGGGGTCGAACTGGAGGGCGGGGAGGTGGTGCGGTCGCGGCGTCTGCTGCTGGCGTCGGGCGTGCGCGATCTGC is part of the Deinococcus apachensis DSM 19763 genome and encodes:
- a CDS encoding ABC-F family ATP-binding cassette domain-containing protein, which encodes MGTLLSAEAVTVTFGERAVLADVSLLVGGGERVALLGRNGAGKTTLLRVLTGDLVPEEGTVWRAPGLRMAVLEQHHAHPPGLTVQELVDAAHPYRELEMELLALEANLGDPETLAAWTALHARLEDVQAYTWPARAARVLGMLDLTRFTFREAATLSGGERTRLALALALAREPDLLLLDEPTNHLDIRMREWLEGWLRDFRGGVILTSHDRDFLDAVAGRSLWLEHGEGTEYPGGYSRARAQRDLERRTQERAARLGQRETQRLVGSAERLDEWGRRSRAVRTRADRVPLPEAPLPERQIRMRLLAGTARARLVAWGEHLSKSYGSRAVLRDVAFKLRQGDRVAMMGANGTGKTTLMRLLAGELHPDPGPSEPVLRVANGVTVASLDQTWHGLTPGEGLRAQFERRFGERANALLGRAGFRADDWAKTPEVLSGGERARAGLALVSALRADLLLLDEPTNHLDVEALLALEAAVHAYSGAVVIVTHDRRFAREVANRLWVIEDGALREPHGWGSREYSDPARSVTGDPPPPPPPPTPRQRLVLLERQLADVRRQLDAPPGTLTGREEARLRAQAHQLQQHLYDLYAEVYAAPQFDAEVREPPLTVRAQKLGEYGGMFWTARNETCPHLAWDGETLRFSGPPPEWYGAALLGGALRILFERWNVGRARLGEAGPVLTRRAYFEQVGVVARRP
- a CDS encoding transposase, with product MGAFRRCAPGPDPSGSGAKRGADRWHCGFEEREDLAKRGPRGYDGGKKVNGRKHHRIVDTQGLLLGVKVLPANITDRDGSQQLLKELCHKQPQMKLHLFADGGYKGKWEAWVKSTLGYSVEIVQRPDANTRGYWLLEGQELTEAQVKTFRGHREFIVVKKRWIVERSFAWLSFDRRLNRKYDLLPETTEAFILLSFVRRVLRRLAAFAQQHAVSA